A single region of the Rhodothermia bacterium genome encodes:
- a CDS encoding TatD family hydrolase: MLIDTHAHIYLPQFDEDREAMIHRAFEAGVTRIMMPAIDVNSIVSALTLADQYEGLFVMSAIHPSDVKEATDADFEQIVAFCSHPKVVAVGESGLDYYWDRTFDEKQQDFFRRHIRLAIDQNLPLVIHNREASEDVVRLLQEEKAAHPNGDALRGIFHCFSGPEWLAGAALELGFHLGLGGVLTYKKSSVPQDIAQIPLDRLVLETDAPFLAPHPRRGKRNEPAFVPWIAEKLAEVKGLTFDEVARVTTQNAVKLFGID, translated from the coding sequence ATGTTAATAGATACCCATGCCCATATTTATCTGCCGCAGTTCGATGAAGACCGCGAAGCGATGATCCATCGGGCATTTGAAGCAGGCGTTACCCGCATCATGATGCCTGCCATAGACGTGAACAGCATTGTTTCCGCACTTACGTTGGCTGACCAGTACGAAGGACTTTTTGTGATGAGTGCAATCCACCCTTCGGATGTTAAAGAGGCCACAGATGCCGATTTTGAGCAAATTGTGGCTTTTTGTAGCCATCCCAAAGTGGTGGCCGTCGGGGAAAGCGGCCTCGATTATTATTGGGATCGCACCTTCGACGAGAAGCAACAGGACTTCTTCCGGCGGCACATTCGCCTGGCCATAGATCAAAATTTGCCGCTCGTCATTCACAACCGAGAAGCCTCGGAGGATGTTGTACGGTTGTTGCAAGAGGAAAAAGCGGCACATCCGAACGGCGATGCACTCCGAGGTATCTTCCATTGCTTTAGCGGCCCCGAATGGCTCGCCGGTGCGGCATTGGAATTGGGTTTTCATTTGGGTCTGGGCGGCGTATTGACGTACAAAAAGAGTAGCGTTCCGCAAGACATCGCCCAAATCCCCCTTGATCGTTTGGTTTTAGAGACGGATGCGCCATTTTTAGCACCACACCCCCGTCGTGGTAAACGTAACGAACCCGCTTTTGTGCCTTGGATCGCCGAGAAATTGGCCGAGGTTAAAGGGCTAACGTTCGATGAAGTGGCGCGGGTCACCACCCAAAACGCTGTGAAGTTATTTGGTATTGATTAA
- a CDS encoding beta-lactamase family protein — MRIAIFFCMALMGFSQAQSQKSILQLSFDEARRTGFSGAVLVAKHGKIVFHKATGMRDFESQERLDKNDVFELASVSKQFTAMVIMMLREQGKLHYDDPIAKYVQVPYPNITIRHLLTHTSGLPDYHELMDRYWDKSKVAGNPDILDVLNRYTPPPFFKPGEKYLYSNTGYVLLGSIAEKASGQDFVALCRNWIFKPLKMTKTDIRSLSEKAQRKDFAVGHLPDSTQKYVNANRFRSSDYTVWLGNRKGPGRISSTTTDLLKWDQALYSTKLVRQETLQEAFTPARLNDGSETAYGFGWEIRQDASGNKIVQHTGDNPGYRTILIRFLRERKTVIILNNNAHEAMRTLVEAAEKS; from the coding sequence ATGAGAATAGCAATCTTTTTTTGTATGGCTCTGATGGGTTTTTCCCAAGCACAAAGCCAAAAAAGCATTTTACAACTCAGTTTCGACGAAGCAAGACGCACCGGATTCAGCGGCGCGGTTCTCGTTGCAAAGCATGGCAAAATCGTCTTTCACAAAGCAACAGGAATGCGGGATTTTGAATCGCAAGAACGTTTGGACAAAAACGATGTCTTTGAATTGGCTTCGGTGAGCAAACAATTTACCGCAATGGTCATTATGATGCTCAGGGAACAAGGCAAATTGCACTACGACGACCCCATTGCCAAATATGTCCAAGTCCCTTATCCTAACATCACCATCCGCCACCTGCTCACGCATACGAGTGGCCTACCGGACTATCACGAATTGATGGATCGGTATTGGGACAAGTCGAAAGTTGCCGGTAATCCTGACATTTTAGACGTTCTAAACCGTTACACACCGCCTCCATTTTTTAAGCCCGGCGAAAAATACTTGTACAGCAATACCGGATACGTCTTACTGGGGAGCATCGCCGAAAAAGCCTCTGGACAAGACTTTGTTGCCCTTTGCCGAAATTGGATCTTCAAACCTCTAAAAATGACAAAAACCGACATCCGGTCATTGTCAGAGAAAGCCCAACGGAAGGATTTTGCAGTTGGGCACTTGCCAGACTCCACCCAAAAATACGTAAATGCCAACCGTTTCCGTAGCTCCGATTATACCGTTTGGCTGGGGAATCGTAAAGGGCCGGGCCGGATTAGCAGTACGACTACAGACCTCTTAAAGTGGGATCAGGCGTTGTATTCAACAAAATTGGTTCGACAGGAAACCTTACAGGAAGCCTTCACACCTGCAAGACTGAACGACGGCTCCGAGACCGCTTATGGATTTGGGTGGGAAATTCGGCAAGATGCTTCTGGAAATAAAATTGTCCAGCATACAGGTGACAATCCGGGTTACCGAACCATTCTAATTCGCTTTCTCAGAGAGCGCAAAACGGTGATCATTCTGAACAATAACGCGCACGAAGCCATGCGCACGTTGGTTGAAGCCGCTGAAAAATCATAG
- a CDS encoding M20/M25/M40 family metallo-hydrolase produces the protein MKKYIVLSVFLYSLFVQAWAQTPNNALQQLKVDVVYLASDLLEGREAGKKGEEHAAEYIASRFAAIGLLPKGDAGGWFQHFEFNFNANPHGTGALESRKGKNVVGYIDHKASTTVIIGAHYDHLGFGGAGNSRDTGGPAIHNGADDNASGVAALLFVADELKKSKIKKNNYLFLAFSAEELGLVGSKKFIESKSIDLKKVNYMINMDMVGRLNEEKVLAVNGSGTSPTWATVLSKVNNNRLKIKTSESGLGPSDHASFYVQDIPVLHFFTGQHADYHKPSDDSERINYEGLSEVANYIVALVKELDGKGKLMFTKTKDEQPQATRFKVSLGVMPDYVYDGEGLRIDGVMADRPAQKAGLEKGDVLIQIADLPIKTVQDYMAALGKFNKGDQVVVRAKRGEGIIERSVTF, from the coding sequence ATGAAAAAATACATTGTTTTAAGTGTTTTTCTGTATTCTTTGTTTGTCCAAGCCTGGGCACAAACACCAAACAATGCGCTCCAACAACTGAAGGTGGATGTTGTTTACCTTGCCTCCGACTTATTGGAAGGGCGGGAAGCGGGTAAAAAAGGCGAGGAGCATGCGGCTGAGTATATTGCGTCCCGTTTTGCGGCAATTGGCCTCTTGCCAAAAGGCGATGCGGGTGGTTGGTTTCAGCATTTTGAATTCAACTTTAACGCAAATCCGCATGGTACGGGGGCTTTAGAAAGCCGGAAGGGGAAAAATGTGGTGGGTTATATAGACCATAAAGCGTCCACGACTGTCATTATTGGGGCACATTACGACCATTTGGGCTTTGGCGGTGCGGGAAATTCGCGGGATACGGGTGGCCCAGCCATCCACAATGGGGCCGATGACAATGCCTCTGGAGTTGCGGCACTTTTGTTTGTGGCAGATGAACTTAAAAAGTCTAAAATCAAGAAAAATAATTATTTGTTCTTGGCTTTTTCCGCAGAAGAATTGGGGTTGGTTGGCTCTAAAAAGTTCATTGAGTCTAAATCCATTGATCTCAAAAAAGTAAATTACATGATCAATATGGATATGGTGGGGCGCTTAAATGAAGAAAAAGTACTGGCTGTGAATGGTAGTGGCACGTCACCGACATGGGCTACGGTATTGTCTAAAGTAAACAACAATAGGCTCAAAATTAAAACGTCAGAGAGTGGGTTGGGGCCATCGGATCATGCGTCGTTCTATGTGCAAGATATTCCTGTTTTACACTTTTTTACAGGCCAACATGCCGATTATCATAAGCCGAGTGACGACAGTGAACGGATCAACTATGAGGGACTGTCTGAAGTAGCGAACTATATTGTTGCGTTGGTAAAGGAATTGGATGGGAAGGGTAAATTGATGTTTACCAAAACCAAAGATGAGCAACCACAGGCCACTCGGTTTAAGGTTTCGCTTGGTGTAATGCCGGATTATGTGTATGATGGTGAAGGTTTGCGGATTGATGGCGTTATGGCAGATCGTCCGGCCCAAAAAGCTGGCTTGGAAAAAGGGGATGTCCTCATTCAAATCGCTGATCTTCCCATAAAAACGGTGCAAGATTATATGGCGGCCTTGGGTAAATTCAACAAAGGCGATCAAGTGGTGGTGAGAGCAAAACGCGGGGAGGGAATCATAGAGCGTAGTGTTACGTTCTAA
- a CDS encoding DUF3365 domain-containing protein, which translates to MVRYLVFSLFFVVGCGKSTPDETVNSNMEHKMLLVLGDSLTTVTQTTLLKTLTKKIKEDGPASAVTFCNIKAMPLTDSLARKFKVRLQRVSDKNRNPKNGADDADRGILEQWASGMKNGIQPKPTVEETERATVYYKPILLGMPTCLQCHGDPEKEITPEVREILRAKYPQDRAIGYKVGDLRGAWKVTLAKSRER; encoded by the coding sequence ATGGTCAGGTATCTTGTCTTTTCGCTTTTTTTTGTGGTGGGATGCGGCAAATCCACGCCAGATGAAACGGTAAATTCCAACATGGAGCATAAAATGCTTTTGGTCTTGGGCGATTCTCTGACGACGGTGACACAAACAACGCTTTTAAAAACATTGACCAAGAAAATCAAAGAGGATGGGCCAGCATCCGCAGTTACTTTTTGTAACATCAAAGCCATGCCCTTGACGGACTCATTGGCACGGAAGTTTAAGGTGAGGCTCCAGCGGGTTTCTGATAAAAACCGGAATCCAAAAAATGGAGCGGATGATGCTGATCGAGGGATACTTGAGCAATGGGCATCCGGCATGAAAAATGGCATTCAGCCCAAACCCACCGTCGAGGAAACCGAAAGGGCAACGGTGTATTACAAGCCGATTTTATTGGGAATGCCTACTTGTTTACAATGTCATGGCGACCCAGAAAAGGAAATTACCCCAGAAGTTCGGGAGATACTACGAGCAAAATACCCGCAAGACCGTGCGATAGGGTATAAAGTTGGAGACCTGCGCGGGGCTTGGAAGGTGACTTTAGCGAAAAGTCGGGAAAGATGA
- a CDS encoding DUF697 domain-containing protein, whose product MSDRLKRAEDIVKTHTIYAAGGGLIPLPIVDFAAITGVQLDMLKQICGLYHVDYNENVGKSWVTALAGSSLAAIGSSFVKAIPLVGSLLGGLSMSVIAGATTYGIGQVFINRLEDEGNVADFDVEMAREAFETAYEEGKAKVSEWQEEIKNWRESGNSAKSSRSKPVVEEDALEDDARFEVVEEVPTKKTERVKMVQEEAPKQEEGDLITKLERLAAMRDSGALSDEEFQVTKNKLLGMY is encoded by the coding sequence ATGAGTGATCGTCTAAAACGTGCCGAGGATATCGTAAAAACACATACCATCTATGCCGCTGGTGGTGGCCTCATCCCTTTGCCCATCGTAGATTTTGCAGCCATTACAGGTGTGCAACTGGACATGTTAAAACAAATTTGCGGCTTATACCATGTAGATTATAACGAGAATGTCGGTAAGAGTTGGGTTACTGCACTTGCAGGGAGTAGCCTCGCCGCAATTGGTTCGAGCTTTGTAAAAGCGATCCCACTTGTAGGCTCTCTCTTGGGGGGACTTTCGATGTCGGTCATTGCAGGAGCAACTACCTATGGAATCGGGCAAGTGTTTATCAATCGCCTTGAGGATGAGGGGAATGTTGCCGATTTTGATGTGGAAATGGCGCGTGAAGCCTTTGAGACCGCATATGAGGAAGGCAAAGCCAAAGTTTCCGAATGGCAAGAGGAAATCAAAAACTGGCGCGAAAGTGGAAACAGTGCAAAATCTTCCCGATCAAAACCAGTTGTCGAAGAAGATGCTTTGGAGGATGACGCCCGATTTGAGGTGGTAGAAGAGGTTCCTACTAAGAAGACAGAACGGGTAAAAATGGTGCAAGAAGAAGCCCCAAAGCAAGAAGAAGGGGACCTTATCACGAAGTTAGAGCGGTTAGCGGCGATGCGGGACAGTGGCGCTTTAAGCGATGAGGAGTTCCAAGTCACGAAGAATAAACTTCTTGGTATGTACTGA
- a CDS encoding bifunctional 4-hydroxy-2-oxoglutarate aldolase/2-dehydro-3-deoxy-phosphogluconate aldolase, whose product MNTAACQAKLFETPIVGTFYSPDTQACCAMMEAAYLGGMRVFELLNRGPEVMETFEALRSIVEHTCPEAVLGIGTIMNGMDAVRFISKGAQFVVSPHLSPEVGRVCKASEVYWIPGFLTPTELQTAMDLGANMAKLFPGPTVGHPHLEALRTIWKEIPIMVSGGVVASAEGILPWYQAGANVVAVNMRKICPSCWDEGVFDTMTPIFKDLFLKLGVTD is encoded by the coding sequence ATGAATACCGCAGCATGTCAAGCCAAACTTTTTGAAACCCCCATTGTTGGTACGTTTTATAGCCCCGATACCCAAGCTTGTTGTGCGATGATGGAGGCCGCTTATTTGGGCGGAATGCGGGTTTTTGAACTGCTTAATCGTGGGCCAGAGGTGATGGAAACCTTCGAGGCATTACGGTCTATTGTGGAGCATACTTGCCCAGAGGCGGTTTTGGGCATCGGAACCATTATGAATGGTATGGATGCGGTACGTTTTATCTCGAAAGGGGCACAATTTGTGGTTTCGCCGCACCTGTCGCCAGAGGTAGGGCGGGTTTGTAAAGCCTCCGAAGTCTATTGGATTCCCGGTTTTTTGACGCCTACCGAGCTGCAAACTGCCATGGACTTGGGGGCGAATATGGCCAAACTTTTCCCCGGCCCAACGGTTGGCCATCCCCATTTGGAAGCCCTCCGTACCATTTGGAAGGAAATTCCCATCATGGTTTCCGGTGGCGTAGTGGCCAGTGCTGAAGGTATTTTGCCTTGGTATCAGGCAGGAGCTAATGTAGTGGCGGTGAATATGCGCAAAATATGCCCTTCGTGTTGGGACGAAGGCGTGTTTGACACAATGACGCCAATTTTTAAAGACTTGTTCTTGAAATTGGGTGTAACCGATTGA
- a CDS encoding DMT family transporter yields the protein MNHQNPTPSSVMLLFHNGIFNMTLAAFSFALMGASAKWLGNRLPSVELMFFRNIIGVMLIGATLFRVPLRQKGGKPGLLIFRGIIGTMALFGFFYNLTHIPLAEANTYNLTYPIFIGLISATVLRNGVTLRQWLHIALGFIGILLIFRPNLDISFKNHLLGLWSGLGAAIAYLAINQLRHYYDHRATVLSFMVSGIILPLIGTAAGRIWPNATLDFLMSPFVWPVGQEWLFIACLGLAAMMGQIFVTRALSLGNPAVVGPINYLQIPFAILLGLFMGDAFPDNYTLLGIGLVILSGILITTSAAKPKSST from the coding sequence ATGAACCATCAGAACCCCACTCCTTCTTCCGTTATGCTGCTGTTTCATAACGGCATTTTTAACATGACCCTTGCCGCATTCTCCTTCGCCCTCATGGGCGCAAGTGCAAAATGGCTGGGCAATCGCTTGCCCTCTGTAGAACTCATGTTCTTCCGGAACATCATTGGGGTTATGTTAATCGGGGCAACGCTTTTTCGCGTCCCACTGCGCCAAAAAGGTGGAAAGCCGGGCTTATTGATTTTCAGAGGAATCATTGGAACAATGGCCTTATTCGGATTTTTCTACAATCTTACCCATATACCCTTGGCCGAGGCCAATACCTACAACCTTACTTATCCCATTTTTATTGGCCTTATCAGTGCAACCGTCTTACGAAATGGGGTGACACTCCGTCAATGGCTCCATATTGCGCTTGGTTTTATAGGCATTTTACTTATTTTCCGTCCCAATTTAGACATATCGTTTAAAAACCATTTATTGGGTTTATGGAGTGGCCTGGGTGCGGCCATAGCTTATCTGGCCATCAATCAACTTCGACATTATTACGACCACCGCGCTACGGTCTTGTCCTTTATGGTTTCTGGGATCATCTTGCCGCTTATTGGCACCGCCGCAGGAAGAATTTGGCCAAATGCGACGCTGGACTTCTTAATGTCGCCATTTGTATGGCCTGTTGGTCAGGAATGGCTCTTTATTGCTTGCTTAGGTTTAGCCGCAATGATGGGGCAAATTTTTGTAACCCGTGCCTTGAGTTTGGGAAATCCCGCCGTTGTTGGCCCGATTAATTACCTACAAATTCCCTTTGCCATTCTTTTGGGATTGTTTATGGGTGATGCTTTTCCAGATAACTACACCTTGCTTGGAATTGGTCTTGTCATTTTAAGCGGGATTTTAATCACCACTTCCGCCGCAAAACCGAAGTCTTCTACTTAG
- a CDS encoding fumarylacetoacetate hydrolase family protein: protein MKINIPNLNGPIQPGKIICIGRNYAEHAKEMQSEVPKEPMIFLKPATSLVGNEGEMIIPHQSNEVHHEVELVVAIGVGGKNISEDHALKHVAGYAVGLDMTARDIQARAKKSGSPWSVAKGFDTFAPIGDFVAAENVENVQKRQITLKINGEIRQQGQTEDMIFPVSTLVAYASTIFSLEPGDLIYTGTPEGVGPVQRGDVLEAAIEGLPILRVTVV from the coding sequence ATGAAGATTAATATTCCCAACCTCAACGGCCCAATCCAGCCCGGGAAAATCATTTGTATCGGACGTAATTATGCGGAACATGCCAAAGAAATGCAAAGTGAAGTTCCGAAAGAGCCGATGATTTTTTTGAAACCAGCCACAAGTTTGGTGGGGAATGAGGGCGAAATGATCATTCCTCACCAATCTAATGAAGTACACCACGAGGTTGAATTGGTGGTTGCCATTGGCGTCGGGGGGAAAAATATCTCGGAGGACCATGCTTTAAAACATGTAGCCGGATATGCGGTGGGTTTGGACATGACGGCAAGAGATATTCAGGCGCGTGCCAAGAAGTCCGGATCCCCGTGGTCGGTGGCAAAAGGGTTTGATACGTTTGCGCCAATCGGGGATTTTGTAGCGGCGGAAAACGTTGAGAACGTTCAAAAACGGCAAATTACGCTTAAAATCAATGGGGAAATCCGTCAACAAGGCCAGACCGAAGACATGATTTTTCCGGTTTCAACCCTGGTTGCGTATGCCTCGACCATTTTTTCGTTAGAACCCGGAGACCTTATTTATACAGGAACACCGGAAGGGGTTGGCCCCGTTCAGCGTGGCGATGTGCTTGAAGCCGCTATCGAAGGACTACCAATTTTGCGCGTTACGGTGGTGTAA
- the rplU gene encoding 50S ribosomal protein L21, with protein sequence MYAIVEIAGKQFKVESGQKLYVPKLSIEPGEAVTLDQVLLVSGDAGIQVGTPTVAGASVSAEVVAHVRADKVIVFKKKRRKGYRVKNGHRQPYTQITIQAVNA encoded by the coding sequence ATGTATGCAATCGTAGAAATTGCCGGAAAGCAGTTTAAGGTCGAAAGTGGCCAAAAATTGTATGTTCCCAAGCTCTCAATTGAACCCGGCGAGGCCGTTACGCTTGATCAAGTATTGTTGGTATCTGGCGATGCGGGTATTCAGGTAGGTACACCTACCGTAGCTGGCGCCTCGGTTTCTGCCGAAGTTGTGGCCCATGTTCGTGCGGATAAAGTGATCGTATTCAAGAAAAAACGTCGTAAGGGGTATCGGGTAAAGAATGGCCATCGTCAGCCATACACCCAAATAACCATCCAAGCGGTTAACGCATAA
- the rpmA gene encoding 50S ribosomal protein L27, whose product MAHKKGVGSSKNGRDSKPKMLGVKAYGGQFVTAGSIIVRQRGTRFHPGSNVMRGGDDTLFATSHGTVRFSVGQKNRKFVHIDPKAEEAVA is encoded by the coding sequence ATGGCACACAAAAAAGGTGTAGGTTCATCCAAAAACGGCCGCGATTCTAAACCGAAGATGTTGGGCGTTAAAGCATATGGTGGCCAGTTTGTAACCGCTGGTAGCATTATTGTTCGTCAACGTGGCACACGTTTCCATCCGGGTTCCAACGTGATGCGTGGCGGTGATGATACGCTTTTTGCGACTTCTCACGGCACGGTTCGCTTCTCTGTTGGTCAAAAAAACCGCAAATTCGTGCATATTGACCCGAAGGCTGAAGAAGCTGTTGCCTAA
- a CDS encoding S9 family peptidase has protein sequence MRYITLLCMACMVQTVLAQRFTYPETRKTNQMDSYHGTMVADPYRWLEDDNSVETAAWVEAQNRVTFEWLGRIPVREKIRERLTTLWNYPRFSVPFMEGGKYFYAYNSGLQNQSEWFVQDRLDGPARSLINPNDLSPDGTVALNYIVPSKDAKYVAYSTSSSGSDWQNIRIREVATGKDLPDLVEWVKFSGVSWTKDSKGFFYSRYDRPAQDNALQAVNSNQKLYFHRIGTPQSDDVLVYSRPDKPFWGFGASTTEDGRFLVISVWEGTDPRNRIYFKDLSSPNGEVKPIFDAFDANYEYIANRGNTFYFSTNLQAPNNKLVSLDIRKPDPKFWRTIIPENTAVMESVSLIGSQFVVQTLEDVKARLSRYSLTGRKLADIPLPGIGTVSGINGKQQGREMFFAFTGYTTPTTVYRFDFNLYRTTIFRSPKVVFNPSDYETKQVFYTSKDGTRVPMFISHKKGLILNGLNPTLLYGYGGFNISMKPGFSASNLAWLEMGGIYAVANLRGGNEYGERWHQAGMLDKKQQVFDDFIAAAEFLIAEKYTSTPKLAIHGGSNGGLLVGAVLNQRPDLFGAAIPAVGVMDMLRYHLFTIGWAWASEYGRSDDKDAFKTLFAYSPLHNIRKGTAYPPTLIQTADHDDRVVPAHSFKYAATLQEAQGGSAPILLRVETKAGHGAGKPTAKMIEGETDKWAFLVKALEMKY, from the coding sequence ATGAGATATATCACCCTTTTGTGCATGGCCTGCATGGTTCAGACCGTTCTTGCGCAACGCTTCACTTACCCCGAAACCCGAAAAACCAACCAGATGGACAGTTATCACGGCACCATGGTAGCAGATCCATATCGTTGGTTAGAGGACGACAACAGCGTAGAGACTGCGGCTTGGGTAGAAGCCCAGAATCGTGTCACGTTCGAATGGTTGGGACGCATTCCCGTTCGCGAAAAAATACGTGAGCGCCTAACCACCTTGTGGAATTATCCTCGTTTTTCAGTTCCCTTTATGGAAGGCGGGAAATATTTTTATGCCTATAACAGTGGCCTCCAGAACCAATCTGAGTGGTTTGTTCAAGACCGTTTGGACGGCCCAGCAAGGAGCTTAATCAACCCGAACGACCTTTCTCCAGATGGAACCGTCGCACTGAATTACATCGTACCGAGCAAAGACGCAAAATATGTGGCATACTCGACCAGTTCAAGCGGTTCCGACTGGCAAAACATCCGCATACGGGAAGTGGCTACAGGTAAAGACCTACCCGACTTGGTGGAATGGGTCAAATTTAGCGGTGTTTCGTGGACGAAGGACAGTAAAGGCTTTTTTTACAGCCGTTACGATCGTCCTGCGCAAGACAATGCACTACAAGCCGTTAATAGCAATCAGAAACTGTACTTCCATCGCATTGGGACACCTCAATCCGATGATGTTTTGGTGTATAGCCGCCCAGATAAGCCATTTTGGGGATTTGGAGCAAGCACAACCGAGGATGGGAGATTTTTGGTGATCAGCGTTTGGGAAGGTACAGACCCACGAAACCGTATTTATTTCAAAGACCTAAGTTCGCCCAATGGCGAGGTTAAACCCATTTTCGACGCCTTCGACGCGAATTACGAGTACATCGCAAATCGTGGAAACACGTTTTATTTTTCCACCAACTTACAGGCACCCAACAATAAATTGGTTTCTTTGGACATTCGGAAGCCGGATCCCAAGTTTTGGCGCACCATCATTCCAGAAAACACGGCGGTTATGGAAAGTGTTTCGCTCATCGGCAGTCAATTTGTGGTGCAAACCTTAGAAGATGTAAAAGCAAGACTCTCGCGATACAGTCTTACCGGAAGAAAATTGGCCGATATACCCTTACCCGGCATTGGGACGGTCTCTGGAATTAACGGCAAACAACAAGGTCGAGAAATGTTTTTTGCGTTTACGGGTTATACAACGCCCACCACCGTTTACAGATTTGACTTCAACCTATACCGAACCACCATTTTCAGATCGCCCAAAGTAGTTTTTAATCCAAGCGACTACGAAACCAAACAGGTATTTTATACCTCGAAAGACGGAACCCGCGTCCCGATGTTTATCAGCCATAAAAAAGGGCTTATCCTCAATGGTCTAAATCCGACACTTTTGTATGGTTATGGCGGGTTTAACATCAGTATGAAGCCCGGTTTTAGCGCCAGTAACCTTGCTTGGTTGGAAATGGGCGGCATCTATGCCGTTGCCAATTTGAGGGGCGGGAATGAATATGGCGAACGTTGGCATCAAGCCGGGATGTTGGACAAAAAGCAACAGGTTTTCGATGACTTCATCGCCGCTGCCGAGTTTTTAATTGCCGAGAAATACACCTCAACGCCCAAATTGGCGATTCATGGCGGCTCGAATGGCGGCCTGCTGGTTGGTGCAGTATTGAACCAACGCCCAGACCTTTTTGGAGCAGCTATTCCGGCAGTTGGTGTGATGGATATGCTCCGTTATCATCTATTCACCATTGGATGGGCTTGGGCATCGGAATATGGCCGCTCGGACGACAAAGATGCCTTTAAAACGCTCTTTGCCTATTCGCCCCTGCACAATATTCGTAAAGGGACAGCGTATCCACCAACACTTATCCAAACCGCAGACCACGACGATCGTGTGGTTCCCGCACATTCGTTTAAATATGCAGCAACTCTTCAGGAGGCACAAGGTGGTAGTGCGCCCATTCTGCTGCGTGTAGAAACCAAAGCCGGACACGGAGCCGGAAAACCAACGGCTAAGATGATTGAGGGCGAAACCGACAAGTGGGCTTTTTTGGTTAAGGCATTGGAAATGAAGTACTAA
- a CDS encoding ABC transporter ATP-binding protein, protein MLRTQNLVVGHAKKGLLSGIQAQMKRGDLICLIGPNGAGKSTLLKTLAGVLQPIAGTIQWMGEELRNITPQQKAQRLALILTNRIEAGYLTGRELVALGRYPFTGWSGQLSATDQEQVENAILATGATHIADRRLMELSDGERQRLMVARALAQQTPMILADEPTAFLDFTGKAALFKWMRNWTQQQEKAVLLTTHDLHLAYAFADRFWLITPNGTFSDLPPKQMVLSDAWKTTFPEWEAIL, encoded by the coding sequence ATGCTGCGTACACAAAACTTGGTCGTAGGACACGCAAAAAAGGGGCTTTTGTCGGGCATTCAGGCGCAGATGAAAAGGGGCGATTTGATTTGTTTGATTGGCCCAAATGGCGCCGGAAAATCTACCCTGCTCAAAACCTTGGCGGGTGTTTTACAACCCATCGCTGGAACGATACAATGGATGGGCGAAGAACTTCGGAACATCACACCACAGCAAAAAGCACAACGACTTGCACTTATTCTTACCAATCGGATTGAAGCCGGATACCTTACCGGAAGAGAATTGGTGGCTTTGGGGCGTTATCCTTTTACGGGTTGGAGTGGGCAACTTTCCGCAACCGATCAAGAACAGGTCGAAAATGCCATCCTCGCAACGGGAGCCACCCATATCGCAGACCGAAGGTTAATGGAACTGAGTGACGGTGAACGGCAGCGGTTGATGGTTGCTCGTGCGCTTGCACAACAAACCCCAATGATTCTGGCTGATGAGCCTACCGCTTTTTTGGACTTTACCGGAAAGGCCGCTCTGTTTAAGTGGATGCGAAACTGGACGCAACAACAAGAAAAGGCCGTACTGCTAACAACGCACGACCTTCATTTGGCTTATGCTTTTGCAGACCGTTTTTGGCTCATCACACCAAATGGCACATTCTCCGACCTTCCGCCCAAACAAATGGTGCTATCGGATGCTTGGAAAACCACTTTTCCGGAATGGGAAGCCATCCTTTAG